The Rhododendron vialii isolate Sample 1 chromosome 6a, ASM3025357v1 genome includes a window with the following:
- the LOC131329006 gene encoding NDR1/HIN1-like protein 6, whose amino-acid sequence MSSAPPPPYVALSENNGSLRPPPYRRNVPRYQSTHHKKGGSGCLRCICCCYCLLFLFIFIVSAFILYFYTFYKPQMPSYHVEGMTVQAFDLQSDFSLLTQFLVTVKAENPNENIGFIYGRENAVTVSYKDSTLCTGNLPHFHQGHKNTTMMKVLMSGKSEFGSGLQEALMQNQNSGHIPLLVQVKVPVNVVVGEFPLRHFTVSVNCSLVVDNLSPNKKIGIVSTKYNAGVSL is encoded by the coding sequence ATGAGTTCTGCACCCCCGCCACCCTACGTCGCCCTATCTGAGAACAACGGAAGCCTCCGTCCCCCTCCCTACCGCCGCAATGTCCCCCGTTACCAATCGACCCATCACAAGAAAGGCGGGAGTGGTTGCCTCAGATGCATATGTTGCTGCTATTGCCTCCTGTTCCTCTTCATCTTCATCGTATCCGCATTCATCCTCTATTTCTACACCTTCTACAAGCCTCAAATGCCTTCCTACCATGTGGAAGGCATGACTGTCCAAGCTTTCGACCTTCAATCTGATTTCAGCCTCCTCACCCAGTTCTTGGTTACAGTGAAGGCTGAAAATCCTAATGAGAATATTGGTTTCATCTATGGCCGCGAAAATGCTGTGACCGTCTCGTATAAGGACTCCACGCTTTGCACTGGGAATCTCCCTCACTTTCACCAGGGGCACAAGAACACCACCATGATGAAGGTTTTGATGAGTGGAAAGAGTGAATTCGGGTCGGGTCTTCAGGAGGCCCTCATGCAAAACCAAAACTCGGGGCACATACCGTTGCTGGTTCAAGTCAAGGTGCCCGTGAACGTTGTGGTGGGAGAATTCCCTCTGAGGCATTTCACAGTTTCTGTCAATTGCTCTTTGGTCGTGGACAACTTGTCGCCCAACAAGAAGATTGGGATCGTGTCGACTAAGTACAACGCCGGTGTTTCGCTCTGA